The genomic stretch GACGGCGGCGATGATGGAGAGGATGCCGAGGTTCCACGCGCGGTCGGGATCGATGCCTTCGCGCTCCGCCATCTTCACGCAGATGAGCAGGCCGAGGATCAGTCCGAGCGCCGCCAGCACGCCGAAGGTGGGAAGCGAGATGCGGCCGAAGTCAAGGAGACGTGGGAACACATACTCAGTTTAGACGAAGTGGAGGGGAGGCCGGCTTGCGTGCCGAGAGGGAATGCGGTGTGCGAGCACAGCTGCAAAATGAAAGACCGACCCGCGTGGCCGTGAGGTGGCCGTTTTTTGAACCGTCGCAATCGACGGCGGGAACCCGCCGCGGCCCTTTAGGCATCTCCGCATGGCGGAGCATCGCACACCGGACCGTATACGAGTCGAGCTCCCTCTTTTTTGAATGTTGGTTCAAAAAAGCGGTTACACCAGCACCAGCTTTGCAGGCCGGCTCTCGAATCCGAAGCTACAGAAAATGCGCGCCGCTGACAAGAGCGCAGCCTCAAATAGTTGGCATCGCAAATGCTGAGGCGGCTCGCCGCGGAAGCGCCCAGGGTGCAGAAGCGCCGGATGCGCTGCTACAATCGACGGAGCGACGTAACGGAGAATCGCGTCTTGACGAAACGTTTTTCCATCGGCACTCTGTTCGGCGTGCTCCTGTTCATGCTCGCCAGTGAACGCCCGGCACATGCCTACACCGATCCCGGTTCGGGCATGCTCATCTGGCAGGGCGTGGTCGCCGCCTGCCTGGGCGCGTCGTTCTACTTCCGCAAATTCTTCTACAAGCTCTTCGGCAAAAAACCTACGGACCCCAGGCAGGAGTAGGCTCACTCACGTGAGCGACCCTGCCCGCGCCGTTGCCGCTTCCTTCCGCGATCCTGCCGGCCGCGTCGTCCTGTTGCCGGAGCGCGTGCTGCGCGCAGTGCGCGCCGACGCGGTGCGCGACCTCGACGCGTTCCTTGCCTCGCCCGCTGCGACCACGCTCGGACTCAGGGGCAACCTGGTACGCACCAAAACGCTCGACGCTGCCAGCGTCGCCGCGCTGGAGCGGGAACCTTTGCTGACCTCGCTGCCATCGCTCGCTCCGATCTTTCGTGGCGCTGCGCGCGTGCTCGAGCACGAGCGCATCTGGTTTCCCGCGTATCCCTACGAGTGGTCGCCCGCCATGTTGTTCGATGCCGCGCTGCTCACACTCTCGCTGGCGGAAGGCTTGCTGCCTTCCGCGCTCGGACTGAAAGACGCCACGCCTTACAACATCCTGTTCCGCGCCGCCCAGCCGGTGTTCGTGGACGTGCTCTCGGTCGAGCGGCGCGAGCCGCGCGACGCGACCTGGCTGCCCTACGCACAGTTCGTCCGGACATTCCTTTTGCCGCTGCTTGTTTGGCAGCGTTACAGACTGTCGTTGAGTGGCGTCTTTCTCGCGCACCGCGACGGCTTGGAGCCGGAAGACGTTTATCGCATTGCCGGGCCGCTCGCACGCCTGTCGCCGCCGCTGTTTGGTTTGGTGACGATGCCGGCGTGGCTCGGCGCTAAACACGATCTGGACGACCAGACCATCTACCAGGCGAAGTTGATGTCGGATCCCGAACGCGCGCGCTTCGTGCTCGCCGCGCAGCTGCGCCGGCTGCGCAAGACGCTATATAAGGTTGCGCCGCGCGCGGACAAGTCCACCTGGTCGGACTACATGAAATCGCACAGCTACTCCGACGCGCACTTCGCGGGCAAAGAGAAGTTCGTGCGCGACGCGCTCGCCGAAACCACGCCCGCGCCGGGGCAGCCGGAGATGGCCGTGCTCGACGTGGGCTGCAACACCGGCTTCTTCAGCTTCCTCGCCGCCGAGCGCGCGGGCACCAGCGTTGTTGCGCTGGATTACGATCCGGAGGTCGTTGACCGCGTCTTCCGCGAGGCGCAGAAACGAAACGCGAACGTGCTGCCGCTCGTCGTGGACCTCACGCGTCCCTCGCCGGCAATGGGATGGCGCAACACCGAGGCCGCAAGCTTCCTCGACCGAGCGCGCGGCCGCTTCGATCTGGTGCTCATGCTCGCGGTGATCCATCACATGCTGGTGAGCGAGCGCATCCCGCTGGAAGACATCGTTGACCTCGCTGCCGACCTCACGCGCGACGCCGCGGTCATCGAATACGTGGACCCGAGCGACGCGATGTTCCGCCGGCTCACCCGCGGACGCGACGCTTTGCACTCCGGCCTTACGCGCGCGAGCTTCGAGCAGGCCGTCGCGCGGCGCTTCCATATTGCCCGCTCGCAGGAGCAGGGAACGCGGACACTCTACTTCCTGCGAAAGAAGCCCGCGTAGATGGGCCGCCGCTTCCTCATCGCGCTCTCGCTCGCGAACCTGATGTTCCTGCGCATCTGGCGGGAGCTGCTCAACGGCAAGCTGGCTTACTACTCGAAGGTCCCGCCCAACGGACTGATGGTCGGGCTGATGCTGGACGTCCTCTTG from Acidobacteriota bacterium encodes the following:
- a CDS encoding class I SAM-dependent methyltransferase, which translates into the protein MSDPARAVAASFRDPAGRVVLLPERVLRAVRADAVRDLDAFLASPAATTLGLRGNLVRTKTLDAASVAALEREPLLTSLPSLAPIFRGAARVLEHERIWFPAYPYEWSPAMLFDAALLTLSLAEGLLPSALGLKDATPYNILFRAAQPVFVDVLSVERREPRDATWLPYAQFVRTFLLPLLVWQRYRLSLSGVFLAHRDGLEPEDVYRIAGPLARLSPPLFGLVTMPAWLGAKHDLDDQTIYQAKLMSDPERARFVLAAQLRRLRKTLYKVAPRADKSTWSDYMKSHSYSDAHFAGKEKFVRDALAETTPAPGQPEMAVLDVGCNTGFFSFLAAERAGTSVVALDYDPEVVDRVFREAQKRNANVLPLVVDLTRPSPAMGWRNTEAASFLDRARGRFDLVLMLAVIHHMLVSERIPLEDIVDLAADLTRDAAVIEYVDPSDAMFRRLTRGRDALHSGLTRASFEQAVARRFHIARSQEQGTRTLYFLRKKPA